In Paenibacillus bovis, one DNA window encodes the following:
- a CDS encoding DUF1492 domain-containing protein encodes MEQVHSFYPELNAASTREIQISIEDWKLRKYYLEKMLQGQIPLGNTLEGLQAEIQQIDLQISKAEYERQLQRTKGAVEHDLQATLPEALDDYEQVVISRLESYRTTLGRQAKIKQRLDFVRTHFSDHTLSMVRNYTGSIQGSGGFPSSPAERAAFDHMRTMEEMECTYMECEREIMGMSRAIDHLNPKERQLLLVAFVEARPAWKQTDIYLQLKISRVTFYRRKKRALLNLAKQLRIISHEYYTDKVQEFENKTKKK; translated from the coding sequence ATGGAACAAGTTCATTCATTCTATCCAGAGCTCAATGCTGCATCCACCAGGGAAATCCAGATCAGTATAGAGGATTGGAAACTACGCAAGTATTACTTGGAAAAAATGCTTCAAGGCCAGATCCCGCTGGGCAACACCTTAGAGGGGCTGCAAGCAGAGATACAGCAGATCGATTTACAAATTAGCAAGGCTGAATATGAAAGGCAGCTGCAGCGTACTAAAGGAGCTGTAGAGCATGACTTACAAGCTACTCTTCCTGAAGCACTGGATGATTATGAACAAGTCGTTATCAGCCGGCTGGAGAGTTACCGCACCACGCTCGGACGCCAGGCGAAGATCAAACAACGGCTCGATTTTGTACGTACCCACTTTTCGGATCATACGCTCAGTATGGTTAGGAATTATACAGGAAGTATCCAGGGCAGCGGCGGTTTTCCGTCTTCGCCTGCTGAAAGAGCAGCTTTTGACCATATGCGAACGATGGAAGAGATGGAGTGCACTTATATGGAGTGTGAACGAGAAATTATGGGGATGAGCCGGGCCATTGACCACTTGAATCCAAAAGAGAGACAGCTGTTGCTGGTCGCTTTTGTGGAAGCACGCCCGGCCTGGAAACAAACAGATATTTACCTGCAGCTGAAAATCTCCCGCGTTACGTTTTACCGCCGAAAGAAAAGGGCCCTTTTAAATTTGGCTAAACAGCTGAGAATCATTTCGCATGAGTACTATACCGATAAGGTTCAAGAGTTTGAAAATAAGACCAAAAAGAAATAA
- a CDS encoding metal-dependent hydrolase: protein MNKKGHMALGALAGSLVAIAPLPYPSGLLGLLARAAVVGVTTVAALLPDADHKTGTVSNHVQFSAKTRRKLRTGGVIGLVAGLLIWLLMGAYWPLSEQSLWKGLQHLPVAASPLASLSGLLIMTAGLLSMLLAHMRTLVFSAVGILLLYGFHVYDWHWITAFAGVAFLILPIVQHRGIIHTPEFAAALSLGLWSFAGGEVWWLQAIAIGLITGWWAHLAGDIFGSEGIHSLLAPKIGVALHWFSNGGKAENTISRFCWMASFVLWGVGLFIPLLHM, encoded by the coding sequence ATGAACAAAAAAGGTCATATGGCGCTCGGGGCACTTGCCGGTTCGCTGGTAGCGATTGCCCCTTTACCCTATCCAAGCGGACTTTTGGGGCTGTTAGCGCGCGCAGCTGTCGTCGGTGTAACGACGGTAGCGGCTTTACTCCCGGATGCAGACCACAAAACAGGCACGGTCAGCAATCATGTTCAGTTTTCAGCTAAAACCAGGCGAAAACTGCGAACCGGTGGAGTGATAGGTCTGGTAGCCGGGCTACTGATCTGGCTGCTTATGGGCGCCTACTGGCCACTGAGCGAGCAATCCTTATGGAAAGGGCTGCAGCATCTACCGGTAGCCGCTTCGCCGCTGGCTTCCTTATCGGGCTTATTGATCATGACAGCCGGATTGTTGTCCATGCTGTTGGCTCACATGCGAACGCTGGTATTCAGCGCAGTCGGTATTTTACTGCTATACGGATTCCATGTGTATGACTGGCACTGGATCACGGCTTTTGCCGGCGTTGCTTTTTTAATCTTACCGATCGTGCAGCACCGGGGAATTATCCATACTCCTGAATTTGCAGCTGCTCTCAGCCTTGGTCTGTGGTCGTTTGCTGGCGGCGAAGTTTGGTGGCTGCAGGCGATAGCGATTGGTCTGATCACAGGCTGGTGGGCGCATCTGGCGGGCGATATTTTTGGCAGTGAAGGTATTCATTCGCTGCTCGCTCCCAAAATAGGCGTGGCGCTGCACTGGTTCAGTAACGGCGGGAAAGCAGAAAATACAATCTCTCGGTTTTGCTGGATGGCCAGCTTCGTTCTTTGGGGCGTTGGATTATTTATCCCTTTACTTCACATGTAA
- a CDS encoding helicase HerA domain-containing protein, which translates to MNKIQLKWRWKKKNEEEQQEHETPLQPPDEDPPLHAAKRLLKYWKKRKFHLQINPDTIEKKGRLQVAVNGKQSTTGHFVRVLMIKDYPPSILVGYLDHLEEMIEGKGVTLSKKIRYAESTLKWNNSMKNQLKRLDRNINEQSPTDPARKAELLAKETIESIRDATLHNNKKLVEVTTFLTLSAAKEYQLDDAESMLKNWFDEMDGKLDNLRREQAEAMRQVSPVYDKNTKRSKFFNKRHYGRVLTDDVAAGTYPLTRGSFSDTEGPYFGRRTEDGSFCFINICDPNDPRAQNLTVFGKTGSGKSFFLKALVVSLLQENIFVYVFDLDGEWRELCEAVGGIYIDQTASTGNYFDPMVIMPKLPGLDKAIEGYNRQRYSNALDMTLRTFSMLAGELERFHIFEIGEAIEAIYTKAGIERQRPDTWNPGYLDESTRPTIHKVFQVLKERAKDEQNEGREHAYYVYDRVKIYFEGIYRYIFSKEESLEHIIGAKATAPLVVYKVGEGIIDSDNEKQKSEKSQQAHLKMSMAFDIVNSSIARNKVEGVRFSAVLVDEGQRQTKNRMLRDAIFSWYTAIRKLNGLMILASNTPAIMLDYSDGVGMWENTNVRVYFYMETSAVRSLAQHSTIPQEIQEGIEASEDTQTYFLEYHKRYDQLWMDVPEEEAELYKTRGLNQEAS; encoded by the coding sequence ATGAACAAGATACAGCTTAAATGGCGATGGAAAAAGAAAAATGAGGAAGAGCAGCAGGAGCATGAGACGCCGCTGCAGCCGCCGGACGAAGATCCTCCTTTACATGCAGCCAAGCGGCTACTGAAATACTGGAAAAAGCGCAAATTCCATCTGCAGATCAATCCGGACACGATCGAAAAGAAAGGCCGCCTGCAGGTCGCAGTGAACGGTAAACAATCCACCACCGGCCATTTTGTCCGGGTGCTAATGATCAAGGATTATCCGCCGTCTATTTTGGTGGGTTACTTGGATCATTTGGAGGAAATGATCGAAGGAAAAGGAGTCACGCTTTCTAAAAAGATTCGCTATGCTGAAAGTACGCTGAAGTGGAATAACAGCATGAAAAACCAGCTCAAGCGTTTGGATCGGAACATTAATGAACAGAGTCCTACCGATCCTGCTCGCAAAGCGGAACTGCTGGCGAAAGAGACGATTGAGTCAATCCGGGATGCCACGCTGCATAACAATAAAAAGCTGGTCGAAGTGACCACCTTTTTGACCCTTTCTGCTGCCAAAGAATATCAGCTCGATGATGCTGAATCGATGCTGAAAAATTGGTTTGATGAAATGGATGGGAAGCTGGATAATCTGCGCCGGGAACAAGCCGAAGCGATGCGCCAAGTAAGCCCGGTATACGATAAAAACACAAAGCGTAGTAAATTTTTCAATAAACGTCACTATGGACGTGTACTCACGGACGATGTGGCAGCAGGAACCTACCCGCTCACCCGAGGCTCTTTTTCAGATACAGAAGGACCCTACTTCGGAAGACGTACCGAAGATGGGTCTTTTTGTTTTATCAATATTTGTGATCCGAATGATCCGAGAGCGCAGAACCTGACCGTATTCGGTAAGACCGGTTCTGGTAAAAGCTTCTTCCTCAAAGCGCTTGTTGTGTCCTTGCTGCAAGAAAACATCTTTGTTTATGTCTTTGACCTGGACGGGGAGTGGCGAGAGCTGTGCGAAGCAGTGGGCGGCATTTATATCGATCAAACGGCTTCTACCGGTAACTATTTTGATCCGATGGTGATTATGCCCAAGCTGCCGGGCTTGGATAAAGCGATTGAAGGTTACAATCGGCAGCGGTACAGTAATGCCCTGGATATGACCCTGCGCACCTTCTCTATGCTGGCAGGAGAACTGGAGCGATTCCATATCTTTGAAATCGGCGAAGCGATTGAAGCGATCTACACCAAAGCTGGTATCGAAAGACAACGACCAGACACGTGGAACCCGGGCTACCTGGACGAGTCCACCCGGCCAACCATTCATAAAGTATTCCAGGTGCTGAAAGAGCGAGCCAAAGATGAACAGAATGAAGGACGCGAACATGCCTATTATGTGTATGACCGGGTCAAAATCTATTTTGAAGGCATTTACCGCTATATCTTCTCTAAAGAGGAATCGCTGGAGCATATTATCGGTGCCAAAGCGACGGCGCCGCTTGTGGTCTATAAAGTCGGCGAAGGGATTATCGATTCCGATAATGAGAAGCAAAAGAGCGAAAAATCGCAGCAAGCTCATTTAAAAATGTCGATGGCTTTCGATATCGTCAATTCGAGCATCGCCCGGAATAAAGTGGAAGGGGTACGCTTTTCGGCTGTGCTGGTGGATGAAGGGCAGCGGCAGACCAAAAATCGGATGCTGCGGGATGCGATTTTCAGCTGGTATACGGCGATCCGTAAACTCAATGGTCTGATGATTCTGGCCAGTAATACACCCGCCATCATGCTGGATTACTCGGATGGTGTAGGGATGTGGGAAAACACGAATGTCCGGGTCTACTTTTACATGGAAACATCGGCAGTACGCAGCCTGGCTCAGCACTCTACCATTCCGCAGGAAATCCAAGAAGGTATCGAGGCCAGCGAAGACACGCAAACATACTTCCTGGAGTATCACAAGCGGTATGACCAGCTTTGGATGGATGTTCCGGAAGAAGAGGCTGAACTGTACAAAACCCGCGGTCTGAATCAGGAAGCCAGTTAA
- a CDS encoding M23 family metallopeptidase produces MVQQRRQRSGQGSDPSRKPGFSLKLQKKADQKAKRKKKRNSFVWGSFLVAFVLFLCLVCLGVTLLFFPYLLFLDKEKLKNDFVAGGATTGICAIADQQAGQVLDAKGVNYFWPVPTVSRISSQFGPRKSPTPGGSSNHKGIDISIAGGGAALLPFYSMADGQVIYAGPATGYGQVIYVQHAGGVVTKYGHIDSHYEVKRGDMVKKGQRLGRIGAGRVGSSTGPHLHFQVEVNGTAVNPLQYVKFGSSLQPGNGMNKPTLPTPAVPAPAICDSPIVKPGNVDISIAYEPLNIDAMYQYLSTRNGVGTRMGNRSILQMVDRVSKQYGINPYLLLAITGAEQSFVPNNNRNADKIIRNPWNTFGSWQNTDNSTEESAIYAARAIVKLQANKPDNVGPIQWMNMPAGVNPKGFYAADPKWAGNVSVIMQKLKQMGG; encoded by the coding sequence ATGGTGCAGCAAAGAAGGCAGCGCTCCGGGCAGGGTTCTGATCCAAGTAGGAAGCCAGGGTTTTCGCTCAAACTGCAAAAAAAAGCGGACCAAAAAGCAAAGCGTAAAAAGAAGCGTAATTCCTTTGTATGGGGAAGTTTTCTGGTCGCATTTGTGCTGTTTCTCTGCTTGGTTTGCCTGGGAGTTACCCTACTGTTTTTCCCGTATCTACTATTTCTCGATAAAGAAAAATTAAAAAATGATTTTGTGGCAGGCGGAGCGACGACCGGTATCTGCGCTATCGCCGATCAGCAGGCCGGCCAGGTCTTGGATGCCAAAGGAGTAAACTACTTTTGGCCTGTGCCAACAGTCAGCCGGATTAGCTCACAATTTGGTCCACGAAAAAGCCCAACGCCGGGCGGATCCAGTAATCATAAAGGGATTGATATTTCTATTGCGGGCGGCGGTGCAGCCCTGCTTCCTTTTTACTCTATGGCCGATGGACAAGTGATTTATGCAGGGCCTGCCACAGGATATGGACAGGTGATTTATGTGCAGCATGCTGGAGGAGTCGTGACCAAGTATGGGCACATCGATTCTCATTATGAAGTGAAGCGCGGGGATATGGTCAAAAAGGGGCAGCGGCTGGGCCGGATCGGTGCCGGACGAGTGGGCTCATCAACAGGACCTCATTTACACTTTCAAGTCGAAGTCAATGGAACAGCGGTCAATCCGCTGCAATATGTAAAATTCGGTTCCTCGCTTCAGCCAGGCAATGGGATGAATAAACCAACGCTGCCGACGCCAGCTGTGCCGGCCCCGGCGATTTGTGACTCTCCGATCGTCAAGCCAGGAAACGTGGATATCAGTATTGCTTATGAGCCCTTAAACATTGATGCCATGTACCAGTACCTATCGACACGTAACGGGGTGGGTACACGCATGGGGAATCGATCTATTTTACAAATGGTCGACCGGGTGTCGAAGCAGTACGGAATAAATCCTTATCTGCTGCTTGCTATCACAGGAGCAGAGCAAAGTTTTGTACCTAATAATAATCGAAATGCAGACAAAATCATCCGGAATCCGTGGAATACCTTTGGCTCCTGGCAAAACACGGATAATTCGACCGAAGAATCAGCGATTTATGCAGCGCGTGCGATTGTGAAGCTGCAGGCCAATAAGCCAGACAATGTAGGGCCAATCCAGTGGATGAATATGCCGGCAGGCGTCAACCCGAAAGGGTTTTATGCTGCAGATCCTAAATGGGCAGGGAATGTCTCAGTAATTATGCAGAAATTAAAGCAAATGGGGGGATGA
- a CDS encoding FtsK/SpoIIIE domain-containing protein yields MEPSTPKEVKAKTPSKKEDQGFLAFSNKVALGGMAVCAAEFVFNPIPMLYPLAESVFPTLALYWGVINGTPWAWKHRRKIGSGLLASMSLLRRGGKGIATVIPAVPVAEAVPGEAKASLLSPFKKQGGGWETELPHPLSELPKNPRPQASKPMSPDWASELISDALKLAGFVFEENVEILDIKSGPTLQQIIFSLPPKVQFTALVKKMEDIKIHLGIEDGFTIMKPGQGYKSAAGFTIPHEERTYVYLRDLAQAFVEYAEHAEIPFILGRDIVGTPRFADVAKLPHMLVAGETGSGKSVGINTIITSIKCVRTPDQVQFILVDPKGVELGMYNGSPYLREPVITVMEEVPDVLDRIVEEMESRYGRLMQVGVRNIKEFNDRMQQTGGEPMPYVVIIIDEFADLKDVSDGDVIDHFVGRLAQKARAAGIHLILGTQSPRASIIKGVVKANIPARICFKVSGGIEYQIAMNSDKERYPGLLGKGDGIAKIDGNGKFRFQAAAIGSDSESTAFIELLTKRSRNQERTVTVSPGIVKQPPKPPIEPVFPALASSRWQVEEEEEAYPAVNLSKPPVSEPKKESVMDPNKAPTFLRSSSPVVMVEEEKEEEMGDDTLERDSQPDELPEEEKEREVDLLQKESKIDPELLKQAVELAEQLGGLAPIRLEKRLKIPMSASIEIMKWMKEKGLLGDYDEELGMPIYIGGGSSSKLSDEDLQHQMKRFICEQRRVNTGQLRQEFGVRRQKVSDTLKVFVQEGFLEAVGSRPDYQIAWDEEEIEDFMNDEPSF; encoded by the coding sequence ATGGAGCCGTCTACACCGAAAGAAGTAAAAGCGAAAACCCCATCCAAAAAAGAGGATCAGGGTTTTTTGGCATTTTCAAATAAAGTAGCCCTCGGCGGAATGGCGGTATGCGCTGCTGAATTTGTATTTAATCCCATCCCCATGTTGTATCCGTTGGCTGAAAGTGTATTCCCTACACTGGCCCTGTATTGGGGAGTGATCAATGGAACGCCATGGGCCTGGAAACATCGCCGGAAAATAGGATCCGGTCTACTTGCGTCTATGAGCCTTTTACGGCGAGGAGGAAAAGGGATAGCGACGGTTATCCCTGCGGTACCGGTAGCTGAAGCTGTACCCGGGGAAGCGAAGGCAAGTCTACTCAGTCCTTTTAAAAAGCAGGGAGGCGGCTGGGAAACGGAGCTGCCTCACCCGCTCAGTGAACTCCCTAAAAATCCACGTCCTCAAGCGTCGAAACCCATGTCGCCGGATTGGGCCAGTGAGCTCATTTCAGATGCGCTCAAATTAGCCGGTTTTGTATTTGAAGAAAATGTAGAGATTCTGGATATCAAATCGGGTCCTACGCTGCAGCAGATTATTTTCTCACTGCCCCCTAAAGTACAGTTCACCGCCTTGGTTAAAAAAATGGAAGATATCAAAATTCACTTGGGGATTGAAGATGGGTTTACGATCATGAAGCCTGGTCAAGGCTATAAGAGTGCAGCAGGCTTCACAATCCCTCATGAAGAACGAACGTATGTCTATCTGCGCGATTTAGCGCAAGCCTTTGTGGAATATGCGGAGCACGCCGAAATTCCGTTTATATTGGGACGCGATATTGTGGGGACACCCCGATTCGCAGATGTGGCCAAGCTTCCCCATATGCTGGTTGCTGGAGAAACCGGATCGGGTAAATCCGTTGGAATTAATACGATTATTACGTCGATCAAGTGTGTGCGCACTCCGGATCAAGTCCAGTTTATACTGGTGGACCCGAAAGGGGTCGAGCTGGGCATGTACAATGGGTCTCCGTATTTACGAGAACCGGTCATCACCGTTATGGAAGAAGTCCCGGATGTTTTGGACCGGATTGTCGAGGAAATGGAAAGCCGGTATGGGCGTTTAATGCAGGTAGGTGTCCGTAACATTAAAGAATTTAATGATCGTATGCAGCAAACGGGCGGGGAACCGATGCCTTACGTAGTCATCATTATTGATGAATTTGCGGATCTGAAAGATGTCAGCGATGGCGATGTTATTGATCACTTTGTTGGGCGACTCGCTCAAAAAGCTCGTGCAGCCGGTATTCATTTAATTCTCGGCACGCAGTCTCCGCGGGCCAGTATTATTAAAGGGGTTGTCAAAGCCAATATCCCTGCTCGTATTTGTTTTAAAGTGTCTGGCGGTATAGAATATCAGATTGCTATGAACTCTGATAAAGAGCGTTACCCTGGTCTACTTGGCAAAGGAGATGGGATTGCCAAAATTGATGGGAATGGTAAATTTCGCTTTCAAGCCGCTGCTATTGGGAGTGATAGCGAATCGACTGCTTTTATTGAGCTATTAACGAAGCGGTCAAGGAATCAAGAACGTACAGTTACGGTCAGTCCGGGGATAGTAAAACAACCGCCAAAGCCGCCCATAGAACCGGTCTTTCCAGCGCTAGCCAGCAGCCGCTGGCAGGTTGAAGAAGAGGAAGAGGCGTACCCGGCAGTGAACCTGTCCAAACCGCCTGTAAGTGAGCCAAAAAAAGAATCTGTTATGGACCCTAATAAGGCACCAACTTTCTTGAGATCGTCTTCTCCGGTAGTAATGGTAGAAGAGGAAAAAGAGGAAGAAATGGGTGACGATACCTTGGAGCGAGATAGCCAACCGGATGAGCTCCCCGAGGAGGAAAAAGAACGCGAAGTGGATTTGCTGCAGAAAGAGAGCAAAATCGATCCGGAGTTACTCAAGCAGGCGGTGGAACTGGCAGAGCAACTGGGCGGACTTGCCCCGATCCGGCTGGAGAAAAGATTGAAAATTCCCATGAGTGCATCGATAGAAATTATGAAATGGATGAAAGAAAAAGGACTGCTTGGAGACTATGATGAGGAGCTCGGTATGCCGATCTATATCGGCGGCGGATCGTCCAGCAAACTGAGCGATGAGGATCTGCAGCACCAGATGAAACGGTTCATTTGTGAGCAGCGGCGCGTGAATACCGGGCAGCTTCGGCAAGAATTTGGCGTCCGCCGGCAGAAAGTCAGCGATACGCTGAAAGTATTTGTTCAGGAGGGCTTTTTAGAAGCGGTCGGTTCACGGCCTGACTACCAAATTGCCTGGGATGAGGAAGAAATCGAAGACTTTATGAATGACGAGCCTTCATTTTAG